A window of the Labeo rohita strain BAU-BD-2019 chromosome 1, IGBB_LRoh.1.0, whole genome shotgun sequence genome harbors these coding sequences:
- the igf2bp2b gene encoding insulin-like growth factor 2 mRNA-binding protein 2 isoform X4, producing the protein MALEKLTGHSFENHSFSVSYILDEEAGRDGGVRPQVPRGASKMGTGSREQEFGQPGATGGPQGPRHRQQDLPLRILVPTQFVGAIIGKEGLTIKNITKQTQSKVDIHRKENAGATEKAITIHSSKEGCSQACRMILEIMEKEANDTKIVEEVPLKILAHNSLVGRLIGKEGRNLKKIEQDTGTKITISSLQDLTIYNQERTITVRGGVEECCNAEVEIMKKLREAHENDLASLNQQTNMMPGLNMNALGIFSSGLSALPPASGLRGSLSGPANYSPLLGPPSVLGGLYGVPSSGAISLQQGSAEQEVVYLFVPTPAVGALIGKKGQHIKELAHYAGASIKIAAPDNPDDPERMVIITGPPEAQFKAQGRIYGKLKEENFFTAKEEVKLEAHIKVPSTAAGRVIGKGGKTVNELQNLTSAEVIVPRDQTPDENDEVFVKIIGHFFASQTAQRKIREIVQQVKQQERKHQQMVPTPSQPSK; encoded by the exons AT GGCTCTTGAAAAGTTGACAGGCCACAGTTTTGAGAATCACTCCTTCAGTGTGTCGTACATACTGGACGAGGAGGCAGGAAGGGACGGGGGTGTAAGACCCCAGGTCCCGCGAGGGGCATCTAAAATGGGGACAGGAAGTCGGGAGCAGGAGTTTGGTCAGCCAGGAGCCACGGGAGGCCCCCAGGGGCCAAGGCATCGTCAGCAAGACCTGCCTCTACGAATCCTAGTACCCACTCAGTTTGTGGGAGCCATCATTGGGAAAGAGGGACTCACCATAAAGAACATCACAAAGCAGACACAGTCCAA GGTAGATATCCATCGTAAGGAGAATGCAGGAGCAACTGAGAAGGCCATCACTATCCACTCATCTAAAGAGGGCTGTTCACAAGCCTGCAGGATGATCCTGGAAATAATGGAAAAAGAGGCCAACGACACCAAGAT TGTTGAGGAGGTTCCTCTGAAGATCTTGGCCCACAATAGCCTTGTTGGGAGACTCATAGGAAAGGAGGGCAGGAACCTAAAGAAGATAGAGCAAGATACTGGGACCAAGATCACTATTTCTTC ATTACAAGACCTGACTATATATAACCAAGAACGTACCATCACGGTGAGGGGAGGAGTGGAAGAGTGCTGTAATGCGGAGGTGGAGATCATGAAGAAACTTAGAGAAGCCCATGAGAATGATTTGGCTTCACTTaat CAGCAGACTAACATGATGCCAGGTCTGAACATGAACGCCTTGGGGATCTTCTCCTCTGGCTTGTCTGCTCTCCCTCCAGCCTCTGGTCTGCGTGGATCTCTGTCCGGCCCAGCCAACTACAGCCCCCTGCTG GGACCCCCATCAGTATTGGGTGGTCTGTATGGGGTTCCCTCCTCTGGAGCAATATCTCTTCAGCAAGGA agtgCTGAACAGGAAGTGGTCTACCTCTTCGTCCCCACTCCGGCTGTAGGAGCTCTCATCGGGAAGAAAGGGCAGCACATTAAAGAGCTGGCACACTACGCTGGAGCCTCAATAAAA ATTGCTGCACCAGACAATCCTGATGATCCTGAAAGGATGGTCATTATCACTGGACCACCAGAGGCTCAGTTCAAG GCACAGGGGAGGATATATGGGAAGTTGAAAGAGGAGAATTTTTTCACTGCTAAGGAAGAGGTGAAGTTGGAGGCACATATAAAAGTGCCTTCGACCGCCGCCGGACGTGTCATCGGGAAGGGTGGCAAAACG GTCAATGAGCTGCAGAATCTCACCAGTGCTGAGGTGATTGTACCACGGGACCAGACACCAGATGAAAATGATGAAGTGTTTGTTAAGATAATTGGACATTTCTTTGCCAGTCAG aCGGCTCAGCGCAAAATAAGGGAGATCGTTCAACAGGTCAAACAGCAAGAGCGGAAACACCAGCAAATGGTGCCAACACCCTCACAACCATCAAAATGA
- the igf2bp2b gene encoding insulin-like growth factor 2 mRNA-binding protein 2 isoform X5 gives MGTGSREQEFGQPGATGGPQGPRHRQQDLPLRILVPTQFVGAIIGKEGLTIKNITKQTQSKVDIHRKENAGATEKAITIHSSKEGCSQACRMILEIMEKEANDTKIVEEVPLKILAHNSLVGRLIGKEGRNLKKIEQDTGTKITISSLQDLTIYNQERTITVRGGVEECCNAEVEIMKKLREAHENDLASLNQQTNMMPGLNMNALGIFSSGLSALPPASGLRGSLSGPANYSPLLGPPSVLGGLYGVPSSGAISLQQGSAEQEVVYLFVPTPAVGALIGKKGQHIKELAHYAGASIKIAAPDNPDDPERMVIITGPPEAQFKAQGRIYGKLKEENFFTAKEEVKLEAHIKVPSTAAGRVIGKGGKTVNELQNLTSAEVIVPRDQTPDENDEVFVKIIGHFFASQTAQRKIREIVQQVKQQERKHQQMVPTPSQPSK, from the exons ATGGGGACAGGAAGTCGGGAGCAGGAGTTTGGTCAGCCAGGAGCCACGGGAGGCCCCCAGGGGCCAAGGCATCGTCAGCAAGACCTGCCTCTACGAATCCTAGTACCCACTCAGTTTGTGGGAGCCATCATTGGGAAAGAGGGACTCACCATAAAGAACATCACAAAGCAGACACAGTCCAA GGTAGATATCCATCGTAAGGAGAATGCAGGAGCAACTGAGAAGGCCATCACTATCCACTCATCTAAAGAGGGCTGTTCACAAGCCTGCAGGATGATCCTGGAAATAATGGAAAAAGAGGCCAACGACACCAAGAT TGTTGAGGAGGTTCCTCTGAAGATCTTGGCCCACAATAGCCTTGTTGGGAGACTCATAGGAAAGGAGGGCAGGAACCTAAAGAAGATAGAGCAAGATACTGGGACCAAGATCACTATTTCTTC ATTACAAGACCTGACTATATATAACCAAGAACGTACCATCACGGTGAGGGGAGGAGTGGAAGAGTGCTGTAATGCGGAGGTGGAGATCATGAAGAAACTTAGAGAAGCCCATGAGAATGATTTGGCTTCACTTaat CAGCAGACTAACATGATGCCAGGTCTGAACATGAACGCCTTGGGGATCTTCTCCTCTGGCTTGTCTGCTCTCCCTCCAGCCTCTGGTCTGCGTGGATCTCTGTCCGGCCCAGCCAACTACAGCCCCCTGCTG GGACCCCCATCAGTATTGGGTGGTCTGTATGGGGTTCCCTCCTCTGGAGCAATATCTCTTCAGCAAGGA agtgCTGAACAGGAAGTGGTCTACCTCTTCGTCCCCACTCCGGCTGTAGGAGCTCTCATCGGGAAGAAAGGGCAGCACATTAAAGAGCTGGCACACTACGCTGGAGCCTCAATAAAA ATTGCTGCACCAGACAATCCTGATGATCCTGAAAGGATGGTCATTATCACTGGACCACCAGAGGCTCAGTTCAAG GCACAGGGGAGGATATATGGGAAGTTGAAAGAGGAGAATTTTTTCACTGCTAAGGAAGAGGTGAAGTTGGAGGCACATATAAAAGTGCCTTCGACCGCCGCCGGACGTGTCATCGGGAAGGGTGGCAAAACG GTCAATGAGCTGCAGAATCTCACCAGTGCTGAGGTGATTGTACCACGGGACCAGACACCAGATGAAAATGATGAAGTGTTTGTTAAGATAATTGGACATTTCTTTGCCAGTCAG aCGGCTCAGCGCAAAATAAGGGAGATCGTTCAACAGGTCAAACAGCAAGAGCGGAAACACCAGCAAATGGTGCCAACACCCTCACAACCATCAAAATGA
- the igf2bp2b gene encoding insulin-like growth factor 2 mRNA-binding protein 2 isoform X3 produces MLENQRMCRTWRTFLNNCKQFNCSGQTKELTIDETERKKEKRNVALEKLTGHSFENHSFSVSYILDEEAGRDGGVRPQVPRGASKMGTGSREQEFGQPGATGGPQGPRHRQQDLPLRILVPTQFVGAIIGKEGLTIKNITKQTQSKVDIHRKENAGATEKAITIHSSKEGCSQACRMILEIMEKEANDTKIVEEVPLKILAHNSLVGRLIGKEGRNLKKIEQDTGTKITISSLQDLTIYNQERTITVRGGVEECCNAEVEIMKKLREAHENDLASLNQQTNMMPGLNMNALGIFSSGLSALPPASGLRGSLSGPANYSPLLGPPSVLGGLYGVPSSGAISLQQGSAEQEVVYLFVPTPAVGALIGKKGQHIKELAHYAGASIKIAAPDNPDDPERMVIITGPPEAQFKAQGRIYGKLKEENFFTAKEEVKLEAHIKVPSTAAGRVIGKGGKTVNELQNLTSAEVIVPRDQTPDENDEVFVKIIGHFFASQTAQRKIREIVQQVKQQERKHQQMVPTPSQPSK; encoded by the exons GGCTCTTGAAAAGTTGACAGGCCACAGTTTTGAGAATCACTCCTTCAGTGTGTCGTACATACTGGACGAGGAGGCAGGAAGGGACGGGGGTGTAAGACCCCAGGTCCCGCGAGGGGCATCTAAAATGGGGACAGGAAGTCGGGAGCAGGAGTTTGGTCAGCCAGGAGCCACGGGAGGCCCCCAGGGGCCAAGGCATCGTCAGCAAGACCTGCCTCTACGAATCCTAGTACCCACTCAGTTTGTGGGAGCCATCATTGGGAAAGAGGGACTCACCATAAAGAACATCACAAAGCAGACACAGTCCAA GGTAGATATCCATCGTAAGGAGAATGCAGGAGCAACTGAGAAGGCCATCACTATCCACTCATCTAAAGAGGGCTGTTCACAAGCCTGCAGGATGATCCTGGAAATAATGGAAAAAGAGGCCAACGACACCAAGAT TGTTGAGGAGGTTCCTCTGAAGATCTTGGCCCACAATAGCCTTGTTGGGAGACTCATAGGAAAGGAGGGCAGGAACCTAAAGAAGATAGAGCAAGATACTGGGACCAAGATCACTATTTCTTC ATTACAAGACCTGACTATATATAACCAAGAACGTACCATCACGGTGAGGGGAGGAGTGGAAGAGTGCTGTAATGCGGAGGTGGAGATCATGAAGAAACTTAGAGAAGCCCATGAGAATGATTTGGCTTCACTTaat CAGCAGACTAACATGATGCCAGGTCTGAACATGAACGCCTTGGGGATCTTCTCCTCTGGCTTGTCTGCTCTCCCTCCAGCCTCTGGTCTGCGTGGATCTCTGTCCGGCCCAGCCAACTACAGCCCCCTGCTG GGACCCCCATCAGTATTGGGTGGTCTGTATGGGGTTCCCTCCTCTGGAGCAATATCTCTTCAGCAAGGA agtgCTGAACAGGAAGTGGTCTACCTCTTCGTCCCCACTCCGGCTGTAGGAGCTCTCATCGGGAAGAAAGGGCAGCACATTAAAGAGCTGGCACACTACGCTGGAGCCTCAATAAAA ATTGCTGCACCAGACAATCCTGATGATCCTGAAAGGATGGTCATTATCACTGGACCACCAGAGGCTCAGTTCAAG GCACAGGGGAGGATATATGGGAAGTTGAAAGAGGAGAATTTTTTCACTGCTAAGGAAGAGGTGAAGTTGGAGGCACATATAAAAGTGCCTTCGACCGCCGCCGGACGTGTCATCGGGAAGGGTGGCAAAACG GTCAATGAGCTGCAGAATCTCACCAGTGCTGAGGTGATTGTACCACGGGACCAGACACCAGATGAAAATGATGAAGTGTTTGTTAAGATAATTGGACATTTCTTTGCCAGTCAG aCGGCTCAGCGCAAAATAAGGGAGATCGTTCAACAGGTCAAACAGCAAGAGCGGAAACACCAGCAAATGGTGCCAACACCCTCACAACCATCAAAATGA